A window of Bdellovibrio svalbardensis genomic DNA:
AAAAGCTGAAGTCTTGCAAATCGTTCCGAAGGATGGAAGTTTCGTGACCCAGGTGGATTTTAAAAAGGCCTACCGCGTGGAAGTCATTGTTACCACCGAAAGCAATGGCAAAAAAGATTCCTTCAAGTTTCAAGTAGAAAAATAGTCTTAGCGTTCGGAGTCGGTTTATGAAAAAAAGATTTCTTCTTGTCAGTTTGTTTGTGGGTTTGAAGGCCTTCGGAATGGAGGGCCTGACAAGTCTTGAGCAGCAACTGAGTGAAAAAAATCAAACTCTTGAAGCTTTAAAAAATGAATTGCGGGCTAAAGAGCATATTTTGCAGTCTTCCTACTCCAACTACTACCCCACCTTCAACGCTGTCGGTGGTTGGGGTGACAAGTATGTCGATGATCCGGGCGAACGTGATAAAGGTTATTTCGGTTATATTGACGGCCGCCTGAACCTGTTCAACGGCTTTAAGCATGTCTCGACCTCAGATCAACGCACCATTGAAGCTAAATTGACAGAACTTGAGTACGAGCAAACCAGACGCGATTTGAAGATGCAACTCATAGAAGTGACCAGCGAAATGATTTACCTTCACAAGCTGCAGGAAATTCTGTTTGAGGAAGAAAAAATAACTAAATCGCAAAAATCATGGGCCCAAAAAAAGGTCTCAGCGGGGCTCACCAGCTCCGTCGACAATCTCGAATTTGATCTAAGAGAAGATGAAATTCGCATTCAGCACAGACAAATAGACCAGCTTCATAAAGAGTCGCACTTACGACTGGTGCATTTGTTTGGCGCAGATGTCGCCGACAGCGATCTTGATAAACTCAACTTCACCAGTGTTGCCAAACTCACTGACGTTCCAACTTTTAGTCCGGAAAAAAATCTTGATAATCAAAAGGCGACTCTACAGTCAAGGCTATCAGAGGCTGAAAAAAAGAATATCAAAGCGGACTTTATGCCGACCGTGGATTTTGTGTACAGCTTCGGCAGGCTGACTCCTTCAGAAAATTCACCAATGAAATTCAACGAATCAAATTACGCACTCCAGGTTGTCATTCCATTGTTTACGGGATTTGATACTGTTTATAAAAATCGCTCTGCCGATTCGAACCTGGCTTCCAGCAAGGCACGATCCGCACAGACCCAGGTAGATTCCTTGAGTCTGTTCAATGCGCTATCAGAAAAGATCAAGGAACTCAGTGATCTCTATGTTATCAACGAAAGAAAACTTGAATCATCGAAAAAGTATTTTGATTTGACAGTCAGTGAATACAAACGCGGGATCAAGAACTCCCCGGATCTAGTGAGCGCCACAGAACGCTGGTTCTCTTCGCAAAAAAGAAAATTCGAACTATTGAAAGAGCTCGAATTGACAAGAGTCAAACTGGACAACCTTAATTAGCTGCTTGCACTCCGACTTCGTCGGAGTAAAATTCCTGAGCGCTACAAAGTCGTCCTTTTAAGTCGCAACGCATTTGCGATAACAGAGACAGAACTCATGCTCATCGCCGCAGCAGCGATCATAGGACTTAAGAGTATTCCAAAGAAGGGATACAAGATTCCCGCAGCTATTGGAATACCGAGCGAGTTGTAAATAAACGCAAAAAACAGGTTCTGCTTAATGTTTCTCAAGGTGCCCTCACTGAGGGCCCGAGCCCGAACAATGCCTACTAGATCTCCTTTAACAAGGGTTACTCCAGCGCTATTCATCGCAACATCTGTCCCCGTCCCCATCGCGATGCCCACCTGGGCTTGTGCTAAAGCCGGTGCATCGTTAATTCCATCACCGGCCATTCCCACAAAGCGTCCTTCACTCTGCATCTTCTTTACAATTTCTGCTTTGCCTTGAGGTAAAACGTCAGCAAAGTATCCGTCCAAGCCCACTTTTTTTGCCACGACCTGCGCCGTCTTCTCATTATCTCCAGTCATCATGAAAACTTTTATACCGCTATCTCGCAAATTCTGAATGGCGGAAGTCGTGGTTTCCTTGATGGGATCCAGCACTCCCAACAAGGCTGCAATTTTACCGTCAATTGTGACGTACATGACGGTTTGCCCGTCCTCTCTCAGCGCATTGGCTTGCAATTCTTCAGGCCCCAAAGACATTGATAGTTCCTGCAACAGGGACTGGTTGCCAATAGCAACAGCTCGTCCATTCACTTCGGCCTTAGCCCCTTTTCCTGTGATTGATCGAAAGTCGCGAGCCTCAAACTTTGCAGCCTGTTTTTCATCCGCGCCAGCAACAATAGACTGCGCTAAAGGATGTTCGCTGACCCGTTCAAGGCTGGCCGCCAAGGAAAGGACCTCCAGCTCAGAAAAGCCGCCAAAAGTTTGAACTGTCACAAGTTTTGGCTTCCCCAGCGTCAAAGTTCCCGTCTTATCAACAACTAAAGTATCAACTTTCCTCATCATCTCAATGGCTTCGGCATTTCTGAAAAGCACCCCCATGGTAGCTCCCCGGCCCGTCGCGACCATGATCGACATGGGCGTTGCTAATCCAAGGGCGCAAGGACAAGCAATAATCAAAACAGCCACGGAGTTGATGATTGCATGAGCCAGTTTGGGATCAGGACCGACACCAGCCCAAACACTAAAGGTTAGAACCGCGACGAGAATGACAGCAGGAACAAAATAGGAAGAGACCTGATCTACCAATTTCTGAATAGGAGCCCGGGATCGCTGTGCTTCGGAAACCATCTGCGCAATTTGCGCAAGCATCGTGTCCTTTCCGATCTTTTCGGCGAGCATTACGAAACCACCCGTTCCATTAATGGTCGCACCGATGACCTTTGCGCCCGCTGATTTTTCCACTGGCATAGCTTCCCCGCTAACCATGGATTCATCCACAGAAGATTGTCCCAACAAAATTCGCCCGTCGACGGGAACCTTTTCTCCAGGCCGCACACGCAATTGATCACCGACGTGTATGGACTCCAGAGGCACATCTTCCTCACGGCCATCAGATTGAATTATCCGTGCTGTTTTCGGCGCCAACCCCAACAGGGATTTTATGGCTGCACTTGTCTGCCCGCGGGCTTTTAATTCCAAAACTTGCCCAAGAAGAACTAATGCCACGATCACTGCCGCAGCTTCAAAGTAGAACCCCACTTCTCCGGTCAAGGAATCCCTAAAGGAAGCCGGAAAAACATCGGGAAAAAATAGTGCTACGACGCTGTAAATAAAGGCAACGGCAACCCCAAGACCAATCAATGTAAACATATTCATGCTGCGATTCTTGAGTGATTGCCAAAACCGAACAAAGAACGGCCATCCTCCCCAAAGAACCACTGGCGTTGCAAGAATCAATTCCACCCAAGGAAACAATGACTTTAAACTTTGAGAATGGATCAGATGGCGCACACCCATTGTAAGAAACAACAAGGGAACACAAAGGACAGTGCTGACCCAAAATCTCTTTCGCATCGATAGATACTCGTGATCGTCTTCGGGCTCTTCAGCGACAGACGTTGCCGGCTCCAGTGTCATCCCACAGATCGGACAATTCCCAGGTCCCGGCTGACGAATTTGTGGATGCATCGGACAGGTGTATTCAATATTCGCGGAATAAATTTCGGATAGAGGCGCAGGCGAATGAATATGATGGGGTTCCATAATCGCTCTCCTAGTTATGATCAGCTCTGCTGCCAGCAGCTTTTCAAATTTCATCTCGCGCGTTCGCTTTAAGCAATCTGATTAAGACTGGCCGGTATTATGACAAATGTTACCTTGTTAAGTTGCCTCAAATCAGTACGTGGCCGCAAACCGCGACCACACGAAACCTAGTTGTGCAATAGACAATGTCGACTTCATCAACACCTGTTTAGGCCTCAAATTGCAGGACAGCCTAAAAATCCCCTGAGTCCCAGTTTTGCAGTAGAACTCATATATCGGGGGATATGATGAGACTCAAAACAAGACAGATTTCAGCACTGACGCTAGCGACTCTACTAATCTTCGGCTTTCAAAATTGCGCGAAGGTAGGAACAAACGGCATTAATGTCGAATCACTTGCCTCAAGTGCCAATGCAGATGTTTCTCCAGTGGATACCGCAATTCCGGGAACTCCTGGCGATGGTGAAGTTCCGGTGAGTAGCGGCGGAATCGAAAAAATGAAACAAAGTTTTACAGTCAACTCCACTCAAAAAATCGACATCTTATTCGTGGTCGATAATTCAGGTTCTATGGAGTATGAACAACAAAGCATGGCATCTCGATTGAATGACTTTATTCAAATCGTCGCGGGTTTGGACTGGAGAATTTCTGTAACCACTACTGATCCAAAAAGCTCTGTTTATGGAGACGGCAACCTGGTTGCTCTTCATGGTTCTACAAACACATTCATTATGGATTCTTCTATGGACCAGATCACAGCACAAAATGTATTGGGCCAAACAATCCAAAGATCTGAAACTGGCAGTGCGAGTGAACAAGGGATTTATGCCACACGTCGTGCCATCGAAAGATCCATTGCCAGCACTGACGTAAGAAAACAGTTTATCCGTCCTGACGCCGCTCTTGCTGTGATCGTGATCTCAGATGAAGACGAATCTGCTTACAATACTAAGAATAGTGGAAAAAACTTGATCAGCTATATCGATTACCAGTTCAGCAATCGCAAAGCTTTCACGTTCAATTCGATCATTTCTCGCCCCGGCGATACAAATTGTCTCAATGGCGAAGGAAAAACTGAAGGTTATAAATATCAAGAGTTGTCTAAACTAACAGGCGGTATTATTGGTGACGTCTGTGCGACCGACTATTCTTCCCAAGTGAAGGCCATTGCAAAAGAAATCAACAAAACGGCAAAAGCCATCACTCTGTCTTGTGCTCCTGTAGACCTGGTGAATTCACCTATCGTCGTAACTCAAAACAATCAACCTGTGGCTAATTTCACAGTGAGTGGACGAAATCTGGTATTCGCGGATGAATTGGCTCCTGGAACTTACGATGTGTCTTTTGCTTGTGCAAAATAGACACACTCCTGAATCCTGAAATAACAACATAGCTTTTGAGGAAGAGCCCCACCACAAGGGCTCTTTTTTTTCGCCCGTTGCATATGTCCGACAGCACAGCTTCTTGTCTAGACTTTTTTCTGTCGAAGCATTTTAACAGAAGTCTCTTCTTTCCTTCGCCCCTGCTCTTAGAATCAGCGAAAATCCACATAGACTCTCTTCAAAATCTAATTATGAAAAAGCAGCGACTGGACTCAATCCGAAAAATTGTGGGATGGATTCGACGGCACCCCGTCAGCAGTGCTTTGATTCTCATTTTGTTTGTCTCCAGCATTCTCATGACTCAACGAATGACTCAGCGTTCACGAGGTGTTTGGTCTGAACCACTCAAGCGGGGTCCCATCATCCTTTCCGTGTATGGCATTGGCACCGTGATGGCGAATCGCAGCTACCAAATCAAACTGGGAGTCATGAAGACCATCAACCGTCTGTACGTTAAAGAAGGAGATTTCGTCCAGAAAGGGCAAAAGTTAGTGTTGATGGATCAAGAGGCCTACTTCGCCCCCTTTGCAGGAACTGTGACCTTTGTTCCGTTCAAACAAGGCGAAAATGTCCTGAATCAGACACCCGTTCTTTCATTGGTAGACCTGAATGATCGATACCTGCTGGTGTCCCTCGAGCAGCAAGGAGCTTTGCGTGTTCTTCCCAAGCAAAAAGTGCGCATCAGTTTTGATTCCATTCGCGATAAAAATTATCAAGGCGTTGTCGACTCTATTTATTCCAATGAAGGAAATTTCTTAGCAAGGATTGCGGTTGTGGATTTGCCCGCCCGAATTCTGCCTGGAATGACGGGAGATGTGGCAATTGCCATCGAAGAACATCCCGATGCCTTGCTGTTGCCAGTGGCCGCCGTAGAAAATGGCGACACTGTCTGGATTCGGAAGGGCGTGGGATTGACCAAGGCTATCAAAATAAAAACAGGCATTCTCGATCGTGATTTGATCGAAGTTTTAAGTGGCGATTTACATGAAGGAGATAAGGTTCTGATCAGAAAGCAGGTGGGACCATGATTTTTCTGGCAATTCGCTATCTCATCGAGCGCAAAAGACAGACGCTCTTAACCTTCCTTGGCGTCTTTTTGGGAACCATGGCTTATGTCGCCGTTTCCGGATTCTTCCTGGGCTTTCACGTCTTCATTGTGGAGCAATTGGTCAACAATGCCGCCCAAATTCATATTCAAGCCCGAAAGGACTACTTGAGTGCACACCAACTGGATCAAGCGTTTTACGAAAACTCTTATCGTCATGTTTTCTGGTACTTCCCGCCTTCGGGAAATCTGGGATATCTCGAAGTTCAAGATCCGCAAAGTTGGTATGAGCGACTGGCTCGAGATCCACGGGTCGAGGCTTATTCACCCCTGTTGACCACTGCCGCTCTGTTCAGTCTATCAAAGATCTCAGTTTCAGCAGTCCTGATCGGTTGCAATCCTATTCAACAACAAAAAGTAACTAGCATCGCAGACTATGTGGTCGATGGACATTTTCGTGATTTGGCAGTCGGCGGAAATCGCGTGATTCTGGGTGATGAGCTGATGAAACGCCTGGGAGTGGGAATCAATCAGACCGTGAGGGTTTCGGTGGGAACTGGAAATGCCTCCCCCTTCAAGGTGGTGGGCCGCTATTACACAGGAAATCGTTTCGCCGACTCACAAGCCTATGCTGCAATCAATGATGTTCAACGACTGAATGGAACTCCCAATCAAGTGAATGAAATTGGGGTTCGTTTGAAAGACTATCGACAGGCGGCCGCCATCGCCACGAATTGGTCCCGCATTGCTCCCGAGCGAACTGAAAGCTGGGATCAACAGAATGCCAATATCCTCTCAGTATTCCGAATTCAAGATGCCCTGCGATTTTCAATGATCGCAACAGTGGTCATTGTGGCTGGTTTTGGAATTTACAATGTTTTAAACATGACCGTAAATCAAAAGCGTCAGGACATAGCAATTTTGCGTTCGATGGGCTATGACACTTTCGACGTGGTCATGCTTTTCTTTTCACAAGGCTTAATTCTTGGAGTCCTTGGAGGAGCCTGCGGTCTGTTCGCGGGATACTTCTTCTGCCGCTATTTGCAAACGATCCCCTTCATGCCTGCAGCTCCGGGCAATCCTCAAGGCTATTTGCATATCTCGTTGGACTCTGCGATTTATATTCAAGCGGCTCTGGTTGCTTTGATCTCCTCATCTCTGGCTTCTATTTTACCAGCCCGAGCGGCGGGGCGCCTGACTCCGATTGATATTATTCGAGCGGGAGGATAGTCCATGGGTATTGTTGTCAACGACATCACTAAATCCTTTGGTGATCCTCCAACTTATGCTCTGAATGGCATCACACTGAAAATCGAGGATGGGGAATTTGTCTCGCTGTCTGGAAAGTCCGGATCGGGCAAAAGTACATTACTGTATATTTTAAGCAGTCTGGACAACCCCACGCTGGGGAAAGTTCAAATTTCCGGCCGAGAGGTCATTACAATGAACTCTGACGACCTGTATGAGTTTCGCAATCAAAAGATGGGATTTATATTTCAATTTCACTATCTGATCGGTGAGCTGACCACTTTGGAAAATATATTGATGCCGGCTAGAAAGTTTCAGCAGGAAGCAGAAAAACTTCCCGAAGCCCGAGCTCTTCTCGAGCAATTTGAATTGCACGAGAAAGCTTCTCGCTATCCCCGACAACTATCAGGAGGTGAACAGCAACGCGTAGCCATTGCCCGAGCGCTACTGATGAAACCACAATATCTCTTCGCGGATGAACCCACGGGCAGTTTGGATACAGCCAATGCGGAAAAAGTCATGACAATCATTAAAGAGGTCAACCGAGCACAGGGAACCACGGTGGTCCTTGTGACCCATGATCCCGACTATGCAGCCATGGCCCAAAGACAGATCCAACTTGCTGATGGCCGAGTCATCAAAGACCAAACTAGCGCTGTCTAGTTCTTGACGCTAGATCTGCTCCTTTTATCCTCGAGCTGTAGATACGCAATATAAAGAAGCACCAAGATATTTGCTATGGTGATCAAGAGTTTGAACCAGGTAAAATGGGTGAACATCT
This region includes:
- a CDS encoding TolC family protein, which translates into the protein MKKRFLLVSLFVGLKAFGMEGLTSLEQQLSEKNQTLEALKNELRAKEHILQSSYSNYYPTFNAVGGWGDKYVDDPGERDKGYFGYIDGRLNLFNGFKHVSTSDQRTIEAKLTELEYEQTRRDLKMQLIEVTSEMIYLHKLQEILFEEEKITKSQKSWAQKKVSAGLTSSVDNLEFDLREDEIRIQHRQIDQLHKESHLRLVHLFGADVADSDLDKLNFTSVAKLTDVPTFSPEKNLDNQKATLQSRLSEAEKKNIKADFMPTVDFVYSFGRLTPSENSPMKFNESNYALQVVIPLFTGFDTVYKNRSADSNLASSKARSAQTQVDSLSLFNALSEKIKELSDLYVINERKLESSKKYFDLTVSEYKRGIKNSPDLVSATERWFSSQKRKFELLKELELTRVKLDNLN
- a CDS encoding copper-transporting P-type ATPase, giving the protein MEPHHIHSPAPLSEIYSANIEYTCPMHPQIRQPGPGNCPICGMTLEPATSVAEEPEDDHEYLSMRKRFWVSTVLCVPLLFLTMGVRHLIHSQSLKSLFPWVELILATPVVLWGGWPFFVRFWQSLKNRSMNMFTLIGLGVAVAFIYSVVALFFPDVFPASFRDSLTGEVGFYFEAAAVIVALVLLGQVLELKARGQTSAAIKSLLGLAPKTARIIQSDGREEDVPLESIHVGDQLRVRPGEKVPVDGRILLGQSSVDESMVSGEAMPVEKSAGAKVIGATINGTGGFVMLAEKIGKDTMLAQIAQMVSEAQRSRAPIQKLVDQVSSYFVPAVILVAVLTFSVWAGVGPDPKLAHAIINSVAVLIIACPCALGLATPMSIMVATGRGATMGVLFRNAEAIEMMRKVDTLVVDKTGTLTLGKPKLVTVQTFGGFSELEVLSLAASLERVSEHPLAQSIVAGADEKQAAKFEARDFRSITGKGAKAEVNGRAVAIGNQSLLQELSMSLGPEELQANALREDGQTVMYVTIDGKIAALLGVLDPIKETTTSAIQNLRDSGIKVFMMTGDNEKTAQVVAKKVGLDGYFADVLPQGKAEIVKKMQSEGRFVGMAGDGINDAPALAQAQVGIAMGTGTDVAMNSAGVTLVKGDLVGIVRARALSEGTLRNIKQNLFFAFIYNSLGIPIAAGILYPFFGILLSPMIAAAAMSMSSVSVIANALRLKRTTL
- a CDS encoding efflux RND transporter periplasmic adaptor subunit; the protein is MKKQRLDSIRKIVGWIRRHPVSSALILILFVSSILMTQRMTQRSRGVWSEPLKRGPIILSVYGIGTVMANRSYQIKLGVMKTINRLYVKEGDFVQKGQKLVLMDQEAYFAPFAGTVTFVPFKQGENVLNQTPVLSLVDLNDRYLLVSLEQQGALRVLPKQKVRISFDSIRDKNYQGVVDSIYSNEGNFLARIAVVDLPARILPGMTGDVAIAIEEHPDALLLPVAAVENGDTVWIRKGVGLTKAIKIKTGILDRDLIEVLSGDLHEGDKVLIRKQVGP
- a CDS encoding ABC transporter permease — protein: MIFLAIRYLIERKRQTLLTFLGVFLGTMAYVAVSGFFLGFHVFIVEQLVNNAAQIHIQARKDYLSAHQLDQAFYENSYRHVFWYFPPSGNLGYLEVQDPQSWYERLARDPRVEAYSPLLTTAALFSLSKISVSAVLIGCNPIQQQKVTSIADYVVDGHFRDLAVGGNRVILGDELMKRLGVGINQTVRVSVGTGNASPFKVVGRYYTGNRFADSQAYAAINDVQRLNGTPNQVNEIGVRLKDYRQAAAIATNWSRIAPERTESWDQQNANILSVFRIQDALRFSMIATVVIVAGFGIYNVLNMTVNQKRQDIAILRSMGYDTFDVVMLFFSQGLILGVLGGACGLFAGYFFCRYLQTIPFMPAAPGNPQGYLHISLDSAIYIQAALVALISSSLASILPARAAGRLTPIDIIRAGG
- a CDS encoding ABC transporter ATP-binding protein, which produces MGIVVNDITKSFGDPPTYALNGITLKIEDGEFVSLSGKSGSGKSTLLYILSSLDNPTLGKVQISGREVITMNSDDLYEFRNQKMGFIFQFHYLIGELTTLENILMPARKFQQEAEKLPEARALLEQFELHEKASRYPRQLSGGEQQRVAIARALLMKPQYLFADEPTGSLDTANAEKVMTIIKEVNRAQGTTVVLVTHDPDYAAMAQRQIQLADGRVIKDQTSAV